One genomic segment of Ricinus communis isolate WT05 ecotype wild-type chromosome 3, ASM1957865v1, whole genome shotgun sequence includes these proteins:
- the LOC8262026 gene encoding probable receptor-like serine/threonine-protein kinase At5g57670: MTPSGAPAKILIGLSLDPDDSKELLSWAITVLAQPNDHIVAVHVLVGETKKKKKQRELIRRRQSQIRQAKTHVISMLGEFATTCQSKQINLEARVGFSSSISKGLIEEVKSISADYLILHGLRSRSNRTWHDVIRYCFKHAPEGCTVISIGKCEQPPKNSISTLVKEIPQSSSRWLCNYNLSNSFNSGRTDSLVEKDNGSETKSQKSPSPRTVLAEVDGESHSTEDDSISIEGSSSIESPLPPKFRTGSKSRKQISACKIISSIFTSPLRKRNGSFSNKEKQQPLLNCFSYEEIANATNNFHTDNIVGRGGYSEVYRGDLSDGRTIAVKRLAKDNKDATKEKDFLTELGIIGHVCHPNTANLVGCCIENGFYLIFNFSQNGTLASALHGKTSKSLEWELRYKIALGVAKGLHYLHKCCKHRIIHRDIKASNVLLGPDYEPQITDFGLAKWLPNKWTHHAVIPIEGTFGYLAPEYFMHGIVDEKTDVFAFGVLLLEIISGRRPVDSSKQNLLIWAKPLMESGSLTELADPELEGKFDEDQMHKVVLTASYCVRQSSIWRPSMSEVLELLTSGSDSEVAKTWRMPKFTSEDLDDYSMVFGYDVPVDIVLEDYL, translated from the exons ATGACCCCTTCAGGAGCTCCTGCTAAAATACTAATTGGCCTTTCTTTAGACCCTGATGATAGCAAAGAGCTTCTGTCATGGGCAATTACTGTTCTTGCTCAGCCTAATGACCACATTGTTGCTGTCCATGTTCTTG TTGGTGagacgaagaagaagaagaagcagcgTGAATTGATTAGGAGAAGACAATCACAAATTCGCCAAGCGAAAACTCATGTTATTTCTATGCTTGGAGAATTTGCAACGACTTGCCAATCTAAGCag ATCAATTTGGAGGCTAGAGTAGGATTTAGCTCTAGCATATCTAAAGGTCTAATTGAGGAAGTAAAATCAATTTCAGCTGACTATCTTATTCTTCACGGCTTGAGAAGCAGATCAAATAG AACTTGGCATGATGTTATAAGGTATTGTTTCAAGCATGCCCCTGAAGGCTGTACAGTGATTTCTATTGGGAAATGTGAACAACCTCCAAAGAATTCAATTTCAACGTTGGTGAAAG AAATTCCTCAATCGAGTTCAAGGTGGTTATGCAATTACAATCTTTCCAACAGTTTCAACAGTGGAAGAACCGATTCCCTTGTTGAGAAGGATAATGGATCAGAAACAAAGAGTCAGAAAAGTCCATCACCAAGAACTGTACTAGCTGAAGTTGATGGAGAATCTCACAGCACAGAAGATGATTCCATTAGCATTGAAGGCTCAAGTAGCATAGAATCACCGCTGCCTCCCAAGTTCAGAACCGGATCGAAATCAAGAAAGCAAATCTCTGCCTGTAAAATTATCTCCTCAATCTTTACTTCAcctttaagaaaaagaaatggcaGCTTTTCCAATAAAGAAAAGCAACAGCCTTTGCTCAATTGCTTCAGCTATGAAGAGATTGCCAATGCCACAAATAACTTCCATACAG ATAATATAGTAGGGCGAGGCGGCTATTCAGAAGTGTATAGAGGTGATCTTTCTGATGGAAGAACAATTGCTGTGAAGAGGTTAGCTAAGGACAACAAGGATGCTACCAAGGAGAAAGATTTCCTGACAGAATTAGGCATTATTGGACATGTTTGCCATCCCAATACTGCTAACTTAGTTGGCTGCTGCATTGAGAATGGATTTTatctcattttcaatttttctcaGAATGGAACTCTGGCTTCTGCATTGCATG GAAAAACAAGCAAGTCACTGGAGTGGGAATTAAGATACAAGATTGCCCTGGGAGTGGCTAAAGGTTTACACTATCTGCATAAATGCTGCAAGCACAGAATAATACACCGTGACATAAAAGCCTCCAATGTTCTTCTTGGACCTGATTATGAACCACAG ATAACTGATTTTGGGCTGGCGAAATGGCTTCCTAACAAGTGGACTCACCATGCTGTCATTCCAATTGAGGGTACATTTGGATACTTGGCACCAGAGTATTTCATGCACGGAATTGTGGATGAAAAAACTGATGTTTTTGCATTCGGGGTCCTGCTCTTGGAGATTATATCTGGCCGGAGACCTGTGGACTCATCAAAGCAAAACCTTCTTATATGG GCAAAGCCTTTGATGGAATCTGGAAGCTTAACAGAGCTGGCTGATCCGGAACTAGAAGGAAAATTTGATGAAGATCAAATGCACAAAGTAGTGCTAACAGCTTCATATTGTGTGAGACAATCATCAATATGGCGCCCATCAATGAGCGAAGTGTTAGAGCTTCTAACATCTGGCAGTGACTCTGAAGTTGCAAAAACCTGGAGAATGCCTAAGTTTACCTCTGAAGACTTGGATGATTACTCCATGGTTTTTGGATATGATGTTCCCGTTGATATTGTTTTAGAGGATTATTTGTAG